In Selenomonas dianae, a genomic segment contains:
- a CDS encoding lipopolysaccharide biosynthesis protein, which produces MFARLLKTISVYFGANLFAKALNFLFFAWLSRLLSIEEMGEFSLLNMAVTILSLLMLLEMPSGFNRYYLDQALDEREVFENSIINFLLIVNAILVGGLIVIYAAFPQIFAVLPQDAWALGFILLIPFGNAVVSIYQTKMRLLQRATNVAWVMLVQSLGYIGTFFLLWQLGFSKLAALMGAFVGQNVFIVILRYKDFCTWRPTFRWEKIRECARFSVWLIPSSIGAYFSLLSGKYFLGRANMIREVGIYEGNNKVANTFQLVMEPIYMAVSPMYFARYKENSYRHFYLQTVGGIALLMLMVAIVTGCFAREIVWVILGEKYVAYYYYLYFFMGIAIFSFLARIVAVNIHLAQKSQYDTAIELFSGFLNCGLCFTVLVLLDGGLTELVTVITACYGIRLMLYLVVANHSFPKTAVPLFYGGVFVISGVAICFFNLMIQPSTFSWRIVVCMAELVGILWGAIYVGHVNLIDLLKR; this is translated from the coding sequence ATGTTTGCTAGATTATTAAAAACAATCTCGGTGTATTTTGGTGCAAATCTTTTTGCAAAAGCTTTGAATTTTTTGTTTTTTGCATGGCTGAGCCGGCTCCTCTCCATTGAGGAGATGGGGGAGTTTTCGCTGTTGAATATGGCAGTGACAATCCTATCGCTGTTGATGTTACTAGAGATGCCGAGTGGTTTCAATAGGTATTATCTCGATCAGGCGTTGGATGAACGGGAAGTTTTTGAGAACTCGATTATCAACTTCCTATTGATTGTCAATGCCATACTTGTAGGGGGGCTCATTGTTATATATGCGGCTTTCCCACAGATCTTCGCTGTTCTGCCGCAAGATGCATGGGCATTGGGCTTTATCCTTCTTATACCATTTGGTAACGCTGTCGTCAGCATTTACCAGACGAAGATGCGTCTCCTACAACGAGCCACGAATGTGGCTTGGGTTATGTTGGTGCAGTCTCTTGGTTATATCGGTACGTTTTTTCTGCTATGGCAATTGGGGTTCAGTAAACTGGCTGCTCTTATGGGGGCGTTTGTTGGTCAAAATGTGTTTATAGTTATACTCCGTTATAAAGATTTCTGTACATGGAGACCAACGTTTCGGTGGGAAAAAATTAGAGAGTGTGCACGGTTCTCGGTTTGGCTGATTCCATCAAGCATAGGGGCATATTTTTCTCTTCTCTCCGGCAAATATTTTCTTGGTCGCGCGAATATGATTCGTGAGGTCGGTATTTACGAGGGAAACAACAAGGTTGCAAATACCTTTCAACTTGTGATGGAGCCCATCTACATGGCAGTGTCGCCAATGTATTTTGCGCGCTATAAAGAGAACAGCTATCGCCATTTTTACTTACAAACTGTAGGTGGAATTGCCTTGTTGATGCTCATGGTTGCTATTGTGACAGGCTGCTTTGCTCGTGAGATTGTCTGGGTTATTTTAGGCGAAAAGTATGTTGCTTATTACTACTATTTATATTTCTTCATGGGCATTGCGATATTTTCTTTTTTAGCGAGAATTGTAGCCGTCAACATACATTTAGCACAGAAAAGTCAATATGACACTGCGATTGAGCTTTTTAGTGGATTTTTAAATTGCGGTCTCTGTTTCACTGTCCTCGTCCTTTTAGATGGCGGGTTGACAGAGCTCGTGACTGTGATTACTGCCTGCTATGGGATTCGCTTGATGCTATACCTTGTTGTCGCAAATCACAGTTTTCCTAAAACGGCCGTACCTCTTTTCTATGGAGGAGTGTTTGTCATCAGCGGTGTTGCCATCTGCTTTTTTAATCTGATGATACAACCGAGTACGTTTAGCTGGCGTATTGTTGTTTGTATGGCGGAGCTGGTAGGAATATTGTGGGGGGCCATTTATGTTGGACATGTTAACCTTATCGATCTTTTGAAGCGCTGA
- a CDS encoding GNAT family N-acetyltransferase, whose product MSFEVYNDFEHPAVRETYAILEREGEHLLNTSYIWTKTWWDVFRDHTVFGYDKQIYLIRVLRESVPCAMLALMRYKKVVRKSMGLVSYTTLGICGDVWGATFEGILGDLSVEETQELMNFVRRSISYDQLIFSHIPAASPLMQVIPNQILLSACPTISLVDYDDYDQFLHKIYSKKLQRNIRARKRHAINDGRELTFQSKCFSDVDFCTLKSLSISKLASGKHSIYLDSTKERFIKCLLKYHLGNVVVVKCGEEPVAYRLNFFVGKKKYCVDASYNREFSKYGVGIMSLDASLRDTFELGQTCHCEGTGVDTYKLECLKTVIPIYVLSEPGNTWKGRLLFPIKLHRMRKQENAFKNELLMLKEKYSLTILDA is encoded by the coding sequence TTGTCTTTTGAAGTATACAATGATTTCGAACACCCTGCGGTTCGAGAAACCTATGCAATATTAGAACGAGAGGGAGAACATCTTCTCAATACTTCCTATATATGGACGAAAACATGGTGGGATGTATTTCGTGATCATACAGTTTTTGGATATGATAAACAAATCTATCTCATTCGTGTTCTTCGCGAAAGTGTACCTTGTGCCATGCTTGCACTGATGAGGTATAAAAAAGTCGTCAGGAAAAGCATGGGGCTAGTTTCCTACACGACATTGGGCATTTGTGGTGATGTATGGGGCGCAACATTTGAAGGCATCCTTGGAGATTTAAGTGTTGAAGAGACTCAAGAACTCATGAATTTTGTCCGACGCTCAATTTCGTACGATCAGCTGATATTTTCGCATATACCCGCTGCTTCACCACTAATGCAGGTCATACCCAATCAGATTCTTTTATCTGCGTGTCCGACAATTTCCTTAGTAGATTACGATGACTATGATCAATTTTTACATAAGATATATTCTAAAAAGTTGCAACGAAATATTCGTGCGCGAAAGAGACATGCAATAAATGACGGACGTGAATTGACTTTTCAGAGTAAATGCTTTTCAGATGTTGACTTTTGTACGTTGAAATCATTGTCAATATCGAAATTAGCCAGTGGGAAGCATTCAATTTATCTTGATTCGACAAAAGAACGGTTTATTAAGTGTTTGCTCAAGTATCATTTGGGGAACGTTGTTGTGGTGAAATGTGGTGAGGAACCAGTTGCGTATCGGTTAAATTTTTTCGTTGGTAAGAAAAAGTATTGTGTTGATGCTTCATATAATCGGGAATTCAGTAAATACGGAGTTGGTATAATGTCGCTTGATGCTAGTTTAAGGGATACGTTTGAATTAGGACAGACGTGCCATTGTGAAGGGACGGGGGTTGATACCTATAAACTGGAATGCTTGAAGACGGTAATTCCGATTTACGTATTATCTGAACCAGGAAACACATGGAAAGGACGGTTGCTTTTTCCCATTAAACTTCACCGTATGAGGAAACAGGAGAATGCCTTTAAGAATGAACTTTTGATGTTAAAGGAAAAATATTCCTTAACGATTCTAGACGCTTAG
- a CDS encoding glycosyltransferase, with protein MRHKKVVQKIVMRKCHIGPLPPPLGGISVYLYRLKHLKPNDRYINSNTLGKIGFLRLLCKKKEELVLHGYNMKKLTALYFASLFLGLKYTVVLHGEGVFQRKNVISWYLLRKSLQRAQSIQFVNQKLKERMGEMFPELLSCFCVQSPFLPPPLEDEAAILGTYPKELHHFITNSSPLLVANAFKIVFWNDGTELYGLDMCVELVHRLKSQYPQIGLVFALADDSSEPDYFAKVKERILTDKLNEHIYFMTGQRELWPLFRKADLMVRPTCTDGYGISIAEALYFDCPAIASDVCVRPEGTILFNSRDMDDFYEKASEILSRKDFPLL; from the coding sequence ATGAGGCATAAGAAAGTAGTGCAGAAGATTGTTATGAGAAAATGTCATATAGGTCCTCTTCCGCCTCCACTTGGTGGTATATCTGTGTATCTATATCGTCTGAAACACCTAAAACCCAATGATCGATATATAAACAGTAATACATTGGGGAAAATTGGCTTTTTAAGATTATTATGCAAAAAAAAGGAAGAACTCGTTCTTCATGGATATAACATGAAGAAACTTACTGCGTTGTATTTTGCGTCACTCTTTTTGGGGCTTAAATATACCGTTGTGTTGCATGGGGAGGGGGTATTTCAAAGAAAAAATGTAATTTCATGGTATCTCTTGCGCAAATCGTTACAAAGAGCGCAGTCGATTCAATTCGTGAATCAAAAATTAAAAGAGAGAATGGGGGAGATGTTTCCAGAGCTCCTGTCGTGCTTTTGTGTTCAGAGCCCATTTTTACCACCTCCTCTTGAGGATGAAGCTGCTATCCTTGGCACCTATCCAAAAGAACTGCATCATTTCATAACGAATAGCTCACCACTCTTGGTTGCAAATGCTTTCAAGATTGTTTTCTGGAACGATGGAACTGAGTTATACGGTTTGGATATGTGCGTGGAACTCGTTCACAGACTCAAATCGCAATATCCACAGATTGGGTTGGTCTTTGCCTTGGCTGATGATAGCAGTGAGCCGGACTATTTTGCCAAGGTCAAAGAACGGATTTTAACAGATAAACTCAATGAACATATTTATTTTATGACAGGGCAACGGGAGCTATGGCCTCTGTTTCGGAAAGCAGATTTAATGGTGCGTCCGACCTGTACAGATGGGTATGGTATCAGTATTGCAGAGGCATTGTATTTTGATTGTCCGGCAATAGCCAGTGATGTGTGTGTGCGACCAGAGGGGACGATCCTTTTTAATAGCCGCGATATGGATGATTTCTATGAAAAGGCGAGCGAGATATTGAGTCGCAAGGATTTTCCGCTATTGTGA
- a CDS encoding class I SAM-dependent methyltransferase — translation MVCKFCESEHVDDLRKIQSPYSEEKYTLYECRDCKQRFFRMDERENSRDIYKKLYDGQAEKNKNIYGLEFTTSKYWKNEVKEITALHSGGGIHSVCDIGCRTGDFLLHWPNRVERVGVELSEYASGVAQQRGIHVVRDFVENASFDHPFDVVSCYALLEHLEQPKLVLDTFSRMCNQGGILVILVPAFDTWKQHKIWKNENERWHMYSPPEHLNFYTKEWLAEYLSSDFELLHYKYTTGGMVNPLRGIPLLSRVGSRLMWVWDITRFTNQRPVFDHLYLYLRRK, via the coding sequence ATGGTGTGTAAATTTTGTGAATCGGAGCATGTGGACGACCTGCGTAAGATTCAAAGTCCGTATAGTGAAGAGAAATATACGTTATATGAATGTCGGGATTGTAAGCAACGGTTTTTTCGGATGGACGAAAGGGAAAACTCTCGAGATATATATAAAAAACTTTATGATGGCCAAGCTGAGAAAAACAAAAACATATATGGTCTTGAATTTACGACCTCAAAATATTGGAAAAATGAGGTCAAGGAAATTACGGCGCTTCATTCGGGGGGGGGGATTCATAGCGTTTGTGATATTGGGTGTCGTACCGGTGACTTTTTACTGCATTGGCCAAATCGGGTAGAGCGTGTTGGGGTAGAGCTGTCGGAGTATGCTTCCGGTGTTGCTCAACAGCGTGGAATTCACGTTGTGCGTGACTTTGTTGAAAATGCATCGTTTGACCACCCTTTCGATGTCGTGTCTTGCTATGCTTTATTAGAACATCTGGAACAACCCAAGCTGGTCTTGGATACATTCTCCAGAATGTGTAATCAAGGCGGAATATTGGTCATATTGGTTCCTGCTTTTGATACATGGAAGCAACATAAGATATGGAAAAATGAAAATGAACGCTGGCACATGTACAGCCCGCCAGAACATCTGAATTTCTATACAAAAGAATGGCTGGCAGAATACTTATCTTCTGATTTTGAACTGCTACACTATAAGTATACAACGGGGGGGATGGTGAATCCGCTCCGAGGAATTCCACTGCTATCAAGGGTTGGTAGTAGGCTCATGTGGGTGTGGGATATTACCCGATTTACAAATCAGAGGCCTGTTTTTGATCATTTGTACTTGTATTTACGAAGAAAGTAG
- a CDS encoding heparinase II/III family protein: MSRYWNKIRTLPLDEVLRRGSRMIQHRALSKLNKWKAEFQSTYATREDPCLEVPVRFSNDSFEENGAQVTALANLFRVHKFDLLGSGWRRVYYGMIALGVEGNVYPPHEAVIADRAGDWLSGKIPSVNLHYAKKVWTLIDADYEPIPWQMDFKSGYTWSAETWYTEIAYGHLPGVDVKVPWELARMQHLPMLARAFRVAEASERNVYVREFRNEILDFIATNPPQFGVNWHCTMDVGIRVANWLVSYDLFKTFGASFDEVFERVLAASVYDHGRHIIRNLEYSPAFRSNHYLSDIAGLLFAALHLPTSDETDGWLAFALQELISEMAHEFHEDGSNFEGSTSYHRLSTELMLYSALFAVQMDPARRNRVKDYKCSLHHAQPPLKPIEEQAFDLDGNEIFPAWFWERLAKALRFTSDLMHEDGTIPQVGDNDSGRFLKLNPVYDVLTEDDAVAKYGNLKGFPAMQDVLYYDENILNHEHLKGAYRVLCGLGNNSPIDFEMVLLRSLAKKIPTGHLADNVLLSDDSVRVKDFVDALPVADLDMQEYHFPKPKEQVSALRCYPYEGMGLYIFKSPHLYMTVRCGEIGQKGNGGHAHNDQLSITLRIDGKDIIVDPGTYLYTPLPERRNEFRSTMVHFTVQKDGAEQNPWHPGSEGLFSMMHEATSAKVLLLTPNAIVMEHSGFGDKVYRVVEILEDEVWIRDYGDGITRWLSSAAISNGYGKIIAE; the protein is encoded by the coding sequence ATGAGCCGTTATTGGAATAAGATCCGAACGCTTCCTTTGGATGAAGTCCTGCGCCGTGGTTCTCGCATGATACAGCATAGAGCTTTGAGTAAACTGAACAAATGGAAAGCCGAATTTCAATCGACCTATGCCACGCGTGAAGATCCATGTCTTGAAGTACCGGTGCGCTTTTCTAATGACTCATTTGAGGAGAATGGTGCTCAGGTAACTGCGTTAGCAAATCTCTTTCGAGTGCATAAATTTGATCTTCTTGGCAGTGGTTGGCGCAGAGTATATTATGGCATGATCGCTCTCGGCGTCGAAGGAAATGTGTACCCGCCGCACGAGGCTGTCATCGCTGATCGTGCTGGGGACTGGCTTTCGGGTAAGATTCCGTCTGTCAATCTTCATTATGCAAAAAAAGTGTGGACGCTGATTGATGCGGACTATGAGCCGATTCCTTGGCAGATGGATTTTAAGTCCGGCTATACATGGTCTGCTGAGACGTGGTATACGGAGATTGCTTACGGACATTTGCCGGGTGTTGATGTGAAGGTGCCGTGGGAGCTCGCCCGTATGCAGCATTTGCCGATGCTTGCACGGGCTTTTCGCGTGGCGGAGGCATCGGAACGGAATGTGTATGTGCGAGAGTTTCGTAATGAGATTCTGGACTTTATTGCAACGAACCCGCCACAGTTTGGTGTGAACTGGCACTGCACGATGGATGTGGGGATTCGCGTAGCCAACTGGCTCGTTTCCTATGATCTTTTCAAGACATTCGGGGCTTCATTTGATGAGGTTTTTGAGCGTGTTCTCGCCGCATCTGTATATGATCATGGCAGACACATCATCCGCAATTTGGAGTATAGCCCGGCGTTTCGTTCTAATCATTACCTTTCAGATATTGCAGGGCTTCTGTTTGCTGCGCTTCATCTGCCAACCTCCGATGAGACGGATGGTTGGCTTGCTTTTGCACTCCAAGAGCTTATCTCGGAGATGGCGCACGAATTTCATGAGGATGGCAGCAATTTTGAGGGGTCAACCAGTTATCATCGTCTCTCAACGGAGCTGATGCTGTATAGTGCCCTTTTTGCTGTGCAGATGGATCCGGCGCGACGCAATCGAGTGAAGGATTATAAGTGTTCTCTTCATCATGCTCAGCCCCCATTAAAGCCGATAGAGGAGCAGGCATTCGATCTGGATGGTAATGAAATTTTCCCCGCATGGTTTTGGGAGCGGTTGGCAAAGGCTCTGCGGTTTACCTCTGATCTCATGCATGAAGATGGGACGATCCCACAGGTCGGAGATAATGACAGCGGTCGTTTTTTGAAACTGAACCCTGTCTATGATGTGCTGACGGAAGACGATGCAGTTGCGAAATATGGAAACCTCAAAGGTTTTCCCGCGATGCAAGATGTTTTATACTATGACGAGAACATCCTCAACCATGAGCATCTGAAAGGTGCATATCGTGTTTTGTGTGGTCTTGGCAATAATTCACCGATCGATTTTGAAATGGTACTCCTTCGATCTCTGGCAAAAAAAATACCCACAGGTCACCTTGCGGATAATGTTTTGTTATCGGATGACTCTGTGCGTGTGAAAGATTTTGTTGATGCGTTGCCTGTGGCAGACCTTGATATGCAGGAATATCATTTTCCAAAGCCGAAAGAGCAGGTTTCGGCTTTACGTTGCTATCCATATGAGGGGATGGGGCTATATATCTTCAAATCCCCCCATCTTTACATGACCGTGCGTTGTGGTGAGATTGGTCAGAAGGGGAATGGCGGACATGCGCATAACGACCAGCTCTCCATTACTCTTCGGATTGATGGGAAGGATATTATTGTCGATCCCGGAACATATCTTTATACACCTCTGCCCGAGCGGCGCAATGAATTTCGCTCAACAATGGTACATTTCACCGTACAGAAAGATGGTGCAGAGCAGAATCCGTGGCATCCGGGGAGCGAAGGGCTTTTCTCGATGATGCATGAGGCTACCTCTGCTAAAGTTCTGCTGCTGACACCAAACGCTATTGTTATGGAGCACAGCGGATTTGGCGATAAGGTTTATCGTGTGGTAGAAATCTTGGAGGATGAGGTGTGGATACGAGATTATGGTGATGGGATTACACGATGGTTGTCATCCGCAGCAATTTCCAATGGGTATGGAAAAATAATCGCAGAATAG
- a CDS encoding MBOAT family O-acyltransferase, which yields MNFTLGKYCIQVGERRWLAAGVALNLALLGYYKYTDFFIENINVLFHADYALYHLVLPLGISFFTFTQIAYLVETYRGKVFQHHFLSYILFVTYFPHLLAGPIIHYENMMPQFLDRSLQKINYDNVVRGLFLFSLGLCKKVLIADSLAGNYALYGDPYHAGKEIKENVICVVWGDRCL from the coding sequence ATGAACTTTACATTGGGGAAATATTGCATTCAGGTTGGAGAGCGTCGTTGGCTTGCTGCAGGTGTTGCGCTCAACCTGGCTTTGCTTGGTTATTATAAATATACGGATTTCTTTATTGAAAATATCAATGTGCTTTTTCATGCAGACTATGCGCTTTATCACCTAGTGCTTCCACTCGGAATTTCCTTCTTTACATTTACACAGATAGCGTATCTTGTGGAGACATATCGCGGGAAGGTTTTTCAACATCATTTTCTCAGCTATATCCTGTTTGTGACCTATTTTCCGCATCTGTTGGCGGGTCCCATTATTCATTATGAAAATATGATGCCGCAGTTTCTTGACCGCTCTTTGCAAAAGATCAATTATGATAATGTGGTTCGTGGCTTGTTTCTTTTCTCCTTGGGACTCTGCAAAAAAGTTTTGATTGCAGATTCTCTTGCGGGAAACTATGCTTTATATGGGGATCCCTATCATGCGGGTAAGGAAATTAAAGAGAATGTTATCTGTGTTGTATGGGGGGATCGCTGCCTATAA
- the glf gene encoding UDP-galactopyranose mutase, with the protein MPQYDYLVVGAGLFGAIFAHEMKARGKRVLVIEKRSHIGGNVYTENMDGIEVHVYGAHIFHTNQKTVWDYVNQFVFMKPFVNSPVANYRGELYSLPFNMNTFYALWKVRTPQEAVEKLAVQRAEFADIEPKNLAEQACKLVGRDIYEKLIRGYTEKQWGRKAEELPAFIIKRIPVRLTFDNNYFNDTFQGIPSEGYTALVARMLEGIDVRLDVEFFHDRDELEKMAQKIVFTGRIDQYFDSCYGSLEYRSLRFENERLSVENYQGVAVVNYTDAETPYTRIIEHKHFSPVETKHTIITREYPEDWTEGREPYYPVNDEDNMHRYEKYRKRAEEMCPHLILGGRLGTYRYYNMDQIVEQALEAVRLENEF; encoded by the coding sequence ATGCCGCAGTATGATTATTTGGTTGTTGGTGCAGGTCTCTTTGGTGCTATTTTTGCACATGAGATGAAAGCGCGTGGGAAACGTGTTCTTGTTATTGAGAAGCGTAGCCATATTGGCGGTAATGTCTATACGGAAAATATGGATGGCATTGAAGTTCACGTCTATGGAGCACATATCTTTCATACGAACCAAAAGACTGTTTGGGATTATGTGAATCAATTCGTCTTTATGAAGCCGTTTGTCAACTCTCCTGTTGCGAACTATCGGGGAGAGCTCTACTCTTTGCCCTTTAATATGAATACATTCTATGCTCTGTGGAAGGTGCGAACACCGCAAGAGGCTGTGGAGAAGCTTGCGGTGCAACGGGCTGAGTTTGCGGATATTGAGCCGAAGAATCTTGCGGAACAGGCGTGTAAACTCGTGGGACGCGACATTTATGAGAAGTTGATTCGTGGCTATACGGAGAAACAATGGGGCCGTAAGGCTGAGGAGCTTCCAGCTTTTATCATTAAGCGCATTCCGGTTCGACTCACATTTGACAATAACTATTTTAATGACACGTTTCAGGGGATTCCGAGTGAGGGATATACTGCTCTTGTCGCGCGCATGCTTGAGGGAATAGATGTACGCTTGGATGTAGAGTTCTTTCATGATCGAGATGAGCTTGAAAAAATGGCACAAAAAATTGTTTTTACGGGACGCATTGACCAGTACTTTGATTCTTGCTATGGAAGCTTGGAATATCGTAGCCTTCGCTTTGAAAATGAGAGACTATCTGTGGAGAACTATCAGGGAGTCGCTGTTGTCAACTATACAGACGCAGAAACTCCGTATACGCGCATCATAGAACACAAGCATTTTTCACCTGTGGAGACGAAGCATACGATTATCACACGTGAATATCCGGAGGATTGGACAGAGGGGCGTGAGCCCTATTATCCGGTCAATGACGAAGATAATATGCATCGTTATGAAAAGTATCGAAAGCGTGCAGAAGAGATGTGTCCTCACTTGATCTTGGGAGGTCGACTCGGCACGTATCGTTACTACAATATGGATCAGATTGTGGAGCAGGCATTGGAAGCTGTTCGGTTGGAAAACGAATTCTAA
- a CDS encoding IS30 family transposase yields MTTDNGTEFSRLRELEEGRNLRIYYAHPYDPSDKGMIENTNRIIRRFIPKGRHLEDCTEDEIIAIQEWLRGLSHKKLGYHTAQECFLNECRKASICLSFLPCNLFL; encoded by the coding sequence ATTACGACGGATAACGGGACGGAGTTTTCGCGGCTTCGGGAACTTGAGGAAGGTCGTAATCTTCGCATCTACTACGCGCATCCATATGATCCGAGTGACAAAGGGATGATCGAGAACACGAATCGAATCATACGGCGTTTTATCCCAAAGGGAAGGCATTTGGAGGATTGCACGGAAGATGAGATCATTGCGATACAAGAATGGCTCAGAGGTCTGTCACACAAAAAACTCGGTTACCACACTGCACAGGAATGTTTCCTGAATGAGTGTCGTAAGGCTTCGATCTGCTTGTCTTTTTTACCATGCAACTTATTCTTGTAA
- a CDS encoding SDR family oxidoreductase, whose translation MNYYTITFSKNSLFLVTGGAGFIGSNLAEAVLAMGHRVRVLDNLSTGYAKNIVGFRENPNFEFVEGDIRDAALCHRVCEGVDYVLHQAAAVSVPESIEQPVEYTLTNIVGTVNMMEAAAKNGVKKFTYASSAAVYGDDETMPKREEIVGNRLSTYAVTKFVAEEYAYQYTMHYGLDCYGMRYFNVYGRRQDPNGAYAAVIPKFIECLLHDEPPTINGDGEQSRDFVYVEDVVQANLLACVASHEAAGQAYNVAAGKRSSLNEMYAVLSALFEKDLKPIFGPERKGDIRHSGADISKIRKNLGYAPEYDFEKGIKEAIQWYKENL comes from the coding sequence ATGAACTACTATACGATTACATTCTCAAAGAACAGTCTTTTTCTCGTCACCGGCGGGGCGGGTTTCATTGGATCGAATCTGGCTGAGGCGGTTCTCGCGATGGGGCACAGGGTTCGTGTGCTGGACAATCTGTCGACGGGGTATGCGAAGAATATTGTGGGATTTCGGGAGAATCCGAACTTCGAGTTTGTCGAGGGGGATATTCGGGATGCGGCACTCTGCCATCGCGTCTGTGAGGGCGTGGACTATGTGCTGCATCAGGCGGCGGCGGTGAGTGTACCCGAGAGTATCGAGCAGCCAGTGGAGTACACGCTGACGAACATCGTCGGTACGGTCAACATGATGGAGGCGGCGGCGAAAAACGGGGTGAAGAAGTTCACCTATGCATCGAGTGCTGCGGTCTATGGCGATGACGAGACGATGCCGAAGCGGGAGGAGATTGTCGGCAATCGGCTTTCAACGTATGCGGTGACGAAGTTTGTCGCAGAGGAGTACGCCTATCAGTATACAATGCACTATGGACTGGATTGCTATGGGATGCGGTACTTCAATGTGTACGGTCGGCGGCAGGATCCGAATGGCGCATATGCGGCGGTGATTCCGAAGTTCATCGAGTGTCTGCTCCACGATGAGCCGCCGACAATCAACGGCGATGGGGAGCAGTCGCGTGACTTCGTCTATGTCGAGGATGTCGTGCAGGCGAATCTCCTTGCGTGCGTCGCGTCGCATGAGGCGGCAGGGCAGGCGTACAACGTCGCGGCGGGCAAGCGTTCAAGTCTCAATGAGATGTATGCGGTGCTCAGTGCACTGTTCGAGAAGGACTTGAAGCCTATTTTTGGTCCTGAGCGCAAGGGAGATATTCGCCACAGCGGGGCGGACATCTCGAAGATCCGAAAAAATCTCGGCTATGCGCCGGAGTATGATTTCGAGAAGGGAATCAAAGAGGCGATTCAGTGGTATAAAGAGAATCTGTAG
- the mtnA gene encoding S-methyl-5-thioribose-1-phosphate isomerase gives MNTNILDMETLALDEEERALVIIDQTKLPNRAEYLHLKTQGEIWTAIRELQVRGAPAIGDAAAIGIYLAALEIDTDDYAEFARRFHEAADYLNSSRPTAVNLSWALNRMDAVVKNAAGKSIPEIRTLLRDEALRIKQEDIDICKKIGEHALTLVKPGYGLLTHCNAGQLATAKYGTATAVMYLGHQKGYHFKIYADETRPLLQGARLTAYELSAAGMDVTLICDSMAATVMKNGWIDAVFVGCDRVAANGDVANKIGTSGVAILAKHFRIPFYVCAPTSTIDMNTPTGADIHIEQRPAAEVTDMWYKERMAPEGISVYNPAFDVTDHELITAIVTEDGIITDFAHGLTRKQ, from the coding sequence ATGAACACCAACATCCTCGACATGGAAACCCTCGCCCTCGACGAAGAGGAGCGAGCCCTCGTCATCATCGACCAGACCAAACTCCCGAACCGCGCCGAATACCTCCACCTCAAAACACAGGGCGAAATCTGGACAGCAATCCGCGAGCTCCAAGTGCGCGGTGCGCCCGCCATCGGCGATGCCGCCGCCATCGGCATCTACCTCGCCGCACTTGAGATCGACACCGACGACTACGCCGAATTTGCACGGCGTTTCCACGAAGCAGCCGACTACCTAAACTCCTCCCGCCCCACCGCCGTCAACCTCTCGTGGGCGCTGAACCGCATGGACGCTGTCGTCAAAAATGCAGCGGGCAAATCCATCCCCGAAATCCGAACACTCCTGCGTGACGAAGCCCTCCGCATCAAGCAGGAGGACATCGACATCTGCAAAAAAATAGGCGAGCACGCACTCACCCTCGTAAAGCCGGGATACGGCCTCCTCACCCACTGCAATGCCGGACAGCTTGCCACCGCAAAATACGGCACTGCAACCGCCGTCATGTACCTTGGGCACCAAAAAGGCTACCACTTCAAAATCTACGCCGACGAAACGCGCCCCCTCCTCCAGGGCGCACGCCTCACCGCCTACGAACTCAGTGCCGCCGGCATGGATGTCACCCTCATCTGCGACAGCATGGCAGCCACCGTCATGAAAAACGGCTGGATCGATGCCGTCTTCGTCGGCTGTGACCGTGTCGCCGCCAACGGCGATGTCGCCAACAAGATCGGCACATCAGGTGTCGCCATCCTCGCCAAACACTTTCGAATCCCCTTCTACGTCTGCGCTCCCACCTCCACCATCGACATGAACACCCCCACAGGCGCCGACATCCACATCGAACAGCGCCCCGCCGCCGAAGTCACCGATATGTGGTACAAAGAACGCATGGCACCGGAGGGCATCAGCGTCTACAATCCTGCGTTCGATGTCACCGATCATGAGCTAATTACCGCGATTGTGACGGAGGATGGTATTATCACAGACTTCGCACATGGTCTTACACGTAAACAATAG